A stretch of Plesiomonas shigelloides DNA encodes these proteins:
- the tldD gene encoding metalloprotease TldD, whose amino-acid sequence MSLNAVSEQLLSPTGLDISDLETTLSLLAERHVDYADLYFQSSYHEAWVLEDRIIKDASYNIDKGVGVRAVSGEKTGFAYADQITRHSLQQSALAARGIAAAGQSGVCRPLMAQNASGIYLPVDPLGSLSREDKIALLHQVDKAARAADPRVTEVTASLTGVYEEVLVAATDGTLAADIRPLVRLSVSVLVEDDGLRERGSAGGGARTGYAYFQAEENGEIRAEAFAREAVRQALVNLHATPAPAGTMPVVLGAGWPGVLLHEAVGHGLEGDFNRKEASVFSGRIGEQVTSPLCTIVDDGTLAHRRGSLNIDDEGVPGQYNVLIENGILKGYMQDKLNARLMGVAPTGNGRRESYAHLPMPRMTNTYMLAGQHTPQEIISSVEYGLYAPNFGGGQVDITSGKFVFSASEAYLIENGQITRPVKGATLVGSGIEAMQQVSMVGNDLALDKGVGVCGKEGQSVPVGVGQPTLKLDAMTVGGTA is encoded by the coding sequence ATGAGTCTGAACGCTGTCAGTGAGCAGTTACTATCCCCGACCGGTCTTGATATTTCTGATCTCGAGACAACGTTGAGTCTGCTGGCCGAGCGCCATGTGGATTACGCCGACCTCTATTTTCAGTCCAGTTACCACGAAGCGTGGGTGCTGGAAGATCGCATTATTAAAGACGCCTCGTACAACATCGATAAAGGGGTGGGTGTGCGCGCGGTCAGCGGTGAAAAGACCGGTTTTGCGTATGCCGATCAGATCACCCGTCATAGCCTGCAGCAAAGTGCGCTGGCCGCTCGTGGCATTGCCGCCGCAGGGCAATCGGGTGTATGTCGCCCGTTGATGGCGCAAAACGCCAGCGGGATTTATCTGCCAGTCGATCCGCTCGGTAGCTTGTCGCGGGAAGATAAAATTGCCCTGTTGCATCAGGTCGATAAAGCGGCGCGTGCCGCTGATCCGCGCGTGACTGAAGTGACCGCCAGCTTAACCGGCGTTTACGAAGAAGTGCTGGTGGCCGCCACCGATGGCACGCTGGCGGCGGATATTCGTCCGCTGGTGCGTTTGTCAGTCAGTGTGCTGGTGGAAGACGATGGCTTGCGCGAACGCGGTTCTGCCGGTGGTGGCGCGCGTACCGGCTATGCCTATTTCCAAGCTGAAGAAAATGGCGAAATTCGTGCCGAAGCCTTTGCCCGTGAAGCGGTGCGTCAGGCGTTGGTGAACCTGCACGCCACGCCAGCGCCTGCCGGTACCATGCCGGTGGTGTTAGGGGCTGGTTGGCCGGGCGTGTTGTTGCATGAAGCGGTTGGTCATGGTCTGGAAGGTGATTTTAACCGTAAGGAAGCGTCGGTGTTCTCCGGGCGTATCGGTGAGCAGGTGACCTCGCCGCTGTGTACCATTGTCGATGACGGCACGTTGGCTCATCGCCGCGGTTCATTGAATATCGATGATGAAGGAGTACCGGGTCAGTACAACGTGCTGATTGAAAACGGTATTCTGAAAGGCTACATGCAAGATAAGCTCAACGCGCGCCTGATGGGCGTGGCGCCAACCGGTAATGGTCGCCGTGAGTCGTATGCGCACCTGCCGATGCCGCGTATGACCAATACCTACATGTTGGCCGGTCAACACACACCGCAAGAGATTATCAGCAGTGTGGAATATGGCCTGTACGCGCCTAACTTTGGTGGCGGTCAGGTGGATATCACCTCTGGTAAGTTCGTATTCTCCGCTTCCGAAGCCTATCTGATTGAAAACGGTCAGATTACTCGTCCGGTCAAAGGCGCGACCTTGGTTGGTTCTGGTATCGAAGCGATGCAGCAGGTGTCGATGGTGGGTAACGATCTGGCGCTGGATAAGGGCGTTGGGGTATGCGGTAAAGAAGGGCAAAGCGTGCCGGTGGGCGTTGGTCAGCCAACCCTGAAGCTGGATGCGATGACCGTGGGCGGTACCGCCTAA
- the rapZ gene encoding RNase adapter RapZ, with product MVLMIVSGRSGSGKSVALRAIEDMGFYCVDNLPVTLLPELARSLMDRQTSAAVSIDVRNLPNSPAELDKALNDLPEGFVPQLLFLDADRNTLIRRYSDTRRLHPLSSQSLSLESAIDTENELLEPLRSRADLVIDTSEMSVHELAEMLRSRLLGKRERELTMVFESFGFKHGIPIDADYVFDVRFLPNPHWDPKLRPMTGLDKPVAAFLARHTEVHNFIYQTRSYLEQWLPMLETNNRSYLTVAIGCTGGKHRSVYIAEQLADYFRSRGKNVQSRHRTLEKRPKDAQNPA from the coding sequence ATGGTGTTAATGATCGTCAGCGGACGTTCAGGTTCAGGAAAATCCGTCGCCCTGCGGGCTATTGAAGATATGGGTTTTTACTGTGTCGATAACCTTCCTGTGACGCTGTTGCCCGAACTGGCCCGCTCCTTGATGGATCGGCAAACTTCGGCAGCAGTCAGTATCGACGTGCGTAACCTGCCCAACTCCCCAGCGGAGTTGGATAAAGCGCTGAACGATCTGCCGGAAGGCTTTGTCCCGCAGCTTCTGTTTTTAGATGCGGATCGCAATACCCTGATCCGCCGCTACAGCGACACACGTCGTCTGCACCCGCTCTCTAGCCAGAGTTTGTCACTGGAAAGCGCCATCGATACCGAAAATGAGCTGCTGGAGCCACTGCGCTCACGCGCTGACTTGGTGATTGATACCAGCGAGATGTCGGTGCATGAGCTGGCCGAAATGCTGCGCTCGCGCCTGCTCGGTAAACGCGAACGCGAACTGACCATGGTGTTTGAGTCGTTTGGCTTTAAGCACGGCATTCCGATTGATGCGGACTACGTGTTTGATGTGCGCTTCTTGCCTAACCCGCACTGGGATCCCAAACTGCGTCCGATGACCGGTTTGGATAAGCCCGTAGCGGCGTTTTTGGCCCGTCATACCGAAGTGCATAACTTTATCTACCAGACGCGCAGCTATCTGGAGCAGTGGTTGCCGATGCTGGAAACCAATAACCGCAGTTACCTGACCGTGGCCATAGGTTGTACCGGCGGTAAGCACCGCTCGGTGTACATTGCCGAACAGCTGGCAGACTATTTCCGCTCCCGTGGCAAGAATGTGCAATCACGCCACCGGACACTGGAAAAGCGGCCGAAAGACGCCCAAAACCCAGCGTAA
- the pmbA gene encoding metalloprotease PmbA, which translates to MDAVTQVTKQRQELENAVARALELAATASDAAEVAITKTTGISVSTRLGDVENVEFNSDGALGITVYRGQCKGSASTTDLSESAIRQTVEAALEIARHTSPDPYAGPADKELMAFEIPDLDLFHPMQIDPDLAARYAIEAENTALAADARITNSDGAAFNSHYGVKVYGNSHGLLHSYPSSRHSLSCSMIGEHNGEMERDYSYTIARDAADLMSPQWVGEECARRTLSRLGARKIATTQAPVLFSAEVATGLIGHLVGAISGGNLYRKSSFLLDKLGHQILPEWFNIVERPHLLKGLASTPFDSEGVRTRDLQIIEQGVLQTYLLTSYAARKLGMQTTGHAGGIHNWQVQHTGQDFNQLLRQMDRGLLVTELMGQGVNAVTGDYSRGAAGFWVENGEIQYPVSEITIAGNLKEMFTNMVAVGSDLELRSSIQTGSILLDTMKIAGS; encoded by the coding sequence ATGGATGCAGTGACTCAGGTAACCAAACAGCGTCAAGAGCTGGAAAATGCGGTGGCACGTGCGCTGGAGCTGGCCGCAACCGCAAGCGATGCCGCGGAAGTGGCGATCACCAAGACCACCGGGATCAGTGTCAGCACCCGTTTGGGTGACGTTGAGAACGTTGAATTTAACAGTGATGGTGCCTTGGGGATCACGGTCTACCGGGGTCAGTGCAAAGGCAGCGCATCGACGACCGATCTGAGCGAGAGCGCGATCCGCCAGACGGTGGAAGCGGCGCTGGAAATTGCTCGTCATACCTCACCGGATCCGTATGCTGGGCCCGCGGATAAAGAGCTGATGGCCTTTGAGATCCCGGATCTTGATTTGTTCCATCCGATGCAAATAGATCCTGACCTGGCGGCGCGTTACGCCATTGAAGCGGAAAATACCGCGCTGGCGGCCGATGCGCGGATCACCAACAGTGATGGCGCGGCGTTTAACAGCCATTACGGCGTTAAAGTGTACGGTAACAGCCACGGTTTGCTGCACAGCTATCCGTCTAGCCGACATTCACTGTCATGCAGCATGATTGGTGAGCACAATGGCGAGATGGAGCGCGATTACAGCTATACCATCGCCCGTGATGCGGCCGATTTGATGAGCCCACAGTGGGTTGGTGAAGAGTGTGCACGCCGTACGTTAAGCCGCTTAGGGGCGCGTAAAATTGCCACCACGCAAGCGCCGGTGCTGTTTAGCGCGGAAGTGGCCACCGGTTTGATTGGCCATCTGGTCGGCGCGATCAGCGGTGGCAATCTGTATCGTAAGTCATCGTTCTTATTAGATAAATTAGGCCATCAAATCCTGCCGGAGTGGTTCAACATTGTTGAACGTCCACATTTGCTCAAAGGGCTGGCGTCGACGCCATTTGATAGCGAAGGGGTACGGACGCGCGATTTGCAGATCATTGAGCAGGGCGTGTTGCAGACTTATTTGCTGACCAGCTATGCCGCGCGCAAGCTGGGTATGCAAACCACCGGTCATGCTGGCGGGATCCACAACTGGCAAGTGCAACACACCGGCCAAGATTTCAATCAGCTGCTGCGCCAGATGGACAGGGGTCTGTTGGTGACTGAGTTGATGGGGCAAGGCGTGAATGCGGTTACGGGCGACTATTCCCGTGGCGCGGCCGGTTTTTGGGTGGAAAATGGCGAGATCCAGTATCCGGTCTCTGAGATCACTATCGCCGGTAATCTCAAAGAGATGTTCACGAATATGGTGGCGGTTGGCAGTGATCTTGAGCTGCGCTCTAGCATCCAGACCGGTTCGATTTTGCTCGATACCATGAAGATTGCCGGTAGCTGA
- the ptsN gene encoding PTS IIA-like nitrogen regulatory protein PtsN, translating into MQLSSVLSLDCTRSAVHCSSKKRALEIISELAASRLTVAPQTLFEAMLAREKMGSTGIGNGIAIPHGKMEPGTTTVAVFIRTEQPIPFDAVDNQPVDLLFALLVPEDQCQQHLQTLSAVAKRLADKSVCRRLRTALSDEELYQILTEE; encoded by the coding sequence ATGCAACTTAGCTCAGTGCTGTCTCTGGACTGTACCCGTAGTGCGGTCCATTGCTCCAGCAAAAAACGTGCTCTGGAAATCATCAGTGAGCTGGCCGCCAGTCGGCTCACTGTCGCTCCGCAAACCCTGTTTGAAGCCATGCTGGCCCGCGAAAAAATGGGCAGTACCGGTATCGGTAATGGGATTGCTATTCCACACGGGAAAATGGAGCCAGGCACCACTACGGTGGCGGTGTTTATCCGTACCGAACAGCCGATCCCCTTTGACGCGGTAGACAATCAACCGGTCGATCTGCTGTTTGCCCTGCTGGTACCCGAAGATCAGTGCCAGCAACACCTGCAAACCTTGTCCGCCGTGGCCAAACGCCTCGCCGACAAGAGCGTTTGCCGGCGTTTAAGAACAGCACTTTCTGATGAAGAGCTGTATCAGATATTGACTGAGGAATAA
- a CDS encoding cytochrome b562, whose amino-acid sequence MAKLLTLMVSVCLAATLASAPLRAEEKIADVEQAMKIIARNYRAISKSDDPALLTRDLQAIRSAAQQAQGMIPNKPKGMTAHSEAHKTYLTGLSKLEDQTDQALALLADGKVPEAKKVIGEMKTVRDHYHKELKVKD is encoded by the coding sequence ATGGCGAAACTATTAACCCTGATGGTCAGCGTGTGTCTGGCGGCAACCTTAGCGAGTGCTCCGTTGCGGGCGGAAGAAAAAATTGCTGATGTCGAGCAGGCAATGAAGATCATCGCGCGCAACTACCGGGCGATTAGCAAAAGTGATGATCCGGCACTGCTGACGCGCGATCTGCAGGCGATCCGCTCTGCCGCGCAGCAAGCGCAGGGGATGATCCCAAACAAACCTAAAGGGATGACCGCACACAGCGAGGCGCACAAAACGTACCTGACAGGCTTGAGCAAACTTGAAGATCAAACCGATCAAGCGCTCGCGTTATTGGCTGACGGTAAGGTGCCTGAGGCGAAAAAAGTGATCGGCGAGATGAAAACCGTGCGCGATCATTACCATAAAGAATTGAAAGTGAAAGATTAA
- the hpf gene encoding ribosome hibernation promoting factor: MQINLSGHNVEITEALRDYVTNKFSKLERFFEHINNVHVVLTVEKTVQIAEATLHVNAGELHASAEHETMYAAIDLLIDKLARQLTKHKDKLNKQ, translated from the coding sequence ATGCAAATTAATCTGTCAGGTCATAATGTAGAAATTACAGAAGCGTTACGTGACTACGTCACCAACAAATTCAGTAAACTGGAACGTTTTTTTGAACATATCAACAATGTTCATGTCGTACTGACAGTGGAAAAAACCGTTCAGATTGCCGAAGCGACACTCCACGTGAATGCCGGTGAGCTGCATGCATCCGCCGAGCATGAAACTATGTACGCGGCCATTGACCTGCTGATTGACAAGCTTGCGCGTCAACTCACTAAACATAAAGACAAATTAAACAAGCAGTAA
- the yjgA gene encoding ribosome biogenesis factor YjgA, translated as MRKRNDDLHWQDEEEEEIIWVSKSEIKRDAEALKALGQELIALGRQALNRVPLDDELRAEIELAQKISKEGLRRQVQFIGKMLRSRDVTPIVTALDKMKNKHNQQIALFHKFERIRDQLLEKGDDALAMVLHDYPQADRQHLRNLVRSALKEKADNKPPKAYREIFQYLKELAEQRESEESGE; from the coding sequence ATGAGAAAACGTAATGATGACCTGCACTGGCAGGATGAGGAAGAAGAAGAGATCATCTGGGTCAGTAAGAGCGAAATCAAACGCGATGCTGAAGCCCTCAAAGCCTTGGGACAAGAGTTGATTGCTCTGGGTCGTCAGGCGCTGAACCGCGTACCGCTGGATGATGAGCTGCGCGCTGAAATCGAGCTGGCACAAAAAATCAGCAAGGAAGGCTTGCGCCGTCAGGTACAGTTCATCGGTAAAATGCTGCGCTCACGGGATGTGACGCCGATTGTCACTGCACTCGACAAGATGAAAAACAAGCATAATCAGCAAATTGCCCTGTTCCACAAGTTTGAGCGTATTCGCGATCAACTGCTGGAAAAAGGCGATGATGCGCTGGCGATGGTATTGCACGATTATCCGCAAGCTGACCGTCAGCATTTGCGTAATCTGGTGCGCAGTGCCCTGAAAGAAAAAGCCGACAACAAGCCGCCAAAAGCATATCGCGAAATCTTCCAGTATCTGAAAGAGCTGGCCGAGCAGCGCGAGAGCGAGGAGTCTGGCGAATAA
- a CDS encoding cytochrome b/b6 domain-containing protein, translating into MAEVNKHRLPADRWDAVVIATHWLVAGGFVCNRLLNEAGGVWHERIGLTVAALVLLRLLWGLTLARGPARLSQFLPSWTRVRHHVAQIRSGELPNQLEHNPLGALAIWLFWLGLLAVAATGWGQDQSWGDAWPLADIHAWLVDGLTVLVVVHVLAVILMSHRMGQNLLRRMLPLP; encoded by the coding sequence ATGGCCGAGGTAAATAAACACCGCTTACCAGCAGATCGTTGGGATGCGGTGGTGATTGCGACTCATTGGCTGGTGGCCGGCGGTTTTGTATGTAACCGCCTGCTCAATGAAGCCGGCGGTGTGTGGCATGAACGTATCGGTCTGACGGTGGCAGCATTAGTGTTATTGCGCTTGCTGTGGGGGCTAACGTTAGCACGTGGGCCGGCTCGCTTAAGTCAGTTTTTACCGAGCTGGACGCGGGTGCGTCATCATGTGGCGCAGATCCGCTCCGGCGAGTTGCCCAATCAGTTGGAGCATAATCCGTTAGGTGCGCTGGCGATTTGGCTGTTCTGGTTAGGGCTATTGGCCGTGGCGGCCACTGGTTGGGGCCAAGATCAGAGCTGGGGCGATGCCTGGCCGTTGGCGGATATCCACGCGTGGTTGGTGGATGGGCTAACGGTGCTGGTGGTGGTACATGTGTTGGCGGTGATTTTGATGTCGCATCGCATGGGGCAGAATCTGTTACGACGAATGTTACCGCTACCTTAA
- a CDS encoding YhdP family protein: MGQSPRVAWGLRIFAGILVLIALLISGLRLALPHLNQWREPLLTQVRSWTGVPLDIGMLQGRWLAAGPQLTLENVTLNLPKLQVQVARVEGRLNLWQSLLQRRWQFSSLIFSGVRLDSRYPWRASEPAGNDNDRQALRRLDELVFDQLSQFELQDSQFRFITPSGEPLQLTVNRLGWHNGKRRHQAQGSIALAGGGQNYGALDLRFDLYDGVHRLERGQIYLHGEQLDLTPWLTQRGARLSGLQSAQLSVSAWLTIADNRMQQGLLQLENGRSLWGQGSDTHSLSFRRLQVQLQRTGDLLTARVPQLALQTDQQPWPLSALQATYQQDQLQIQSSALDLALISPLLPAAVPEIPALRVLQQMQPHGELSALNLTLPLTKLENTTLNARFAHVGIRGGEQWPALTDVTGNLQGSLAAANLQVRAGPHSVLTYPQQFPEPITLAGSEVDLQATFGEQGWQLRSERVDLRSPYLQFNGRFRLDWPRAQAPWLGILGGINLNQAAQAWRYYPRGLMGNALTDYLKPTLQAGHVQGATLVWAGDPLQFPYQGNDGVFQVAVPVRQAVFQFDPHWLPLRDLDLDLLFEDDRLLMHSTQARLGAARATRIEASIDPLHADANLKIDASVQGRAPEVQYYLTHSPLRDSVGAALQEIQLQGPVKGQLQLSIPLSGAQADAKGRVWLDNNALRLKSLDLVLSGVKGDFRFDNGNLRSQPLQARLWQQPVTLDFTTRQQQQNYTIDVGLKGNWQVSQLPQAWNTPLWQQLSGRLPWQGKVAVQLPASGGARYQVNLDGGLGAVRSRLPAPLDSAAWQGQRWQATAKGDLKRFTVQANWGALARFQGAWQVGAQASLQRAWLDVGPVNSKARPAGAMVLTANLPSLNLDAWQDMLVPAVSNLSRSTPTPAGWLGYLPDYLQLDTGTLQLGGQRWDNLALNGRLQGDSYQLKALGQQIRGTATLHRQAPWRIDLAYLNWRSPDSSAVSSPALGSAASRPIPATSNRSSSSSAAQTTDFRRWPALRLRCNDCQIDGQAFKRVQADLTPSAQALTLSNGLIDTGLGTLTFDGAWRGGRGQAVLTTVGGRLQTPNLAALLTHFGVATSLRDTPTDLTFTLRWPGAPWQLDLSQLGGSLSLKARKGMISEVGGRTGQVLRLVSTDSLLRKLRLDFSDAFEEGFFYDKITGTASITRGILRTDNLLIDGLLADIALRGDMNLYRRTINMDAVIAPELGAGLSVATAFMVNPVAGLAVFAASQALSPLWSKLSLLRYHIEGSMDNPQVQETQRIEKGDF, translated from the coding sequence GTGGGGCAATCACCGCGCGTAGCCTGGGGGCTACGTATTTTCGCCGGAATTCTGGTGCTGATTGCCCTGCTGATCAGCGGATTACGTCTGGCGTTACCGCACCTGAATCAGTGGCGTGAGCCGCTGCTGACTCAGGTGCGCAGTTGGACCGGCGTACCGCTGGATATCGGTATGCTGCAAGGGCGCTGGCTGGCGGCCGGTCCACAGCTGACGCTGGAAAATGTCACCTTAAACCTGCCGAAATTGCAGGTTCAGGTTGCCCGTGTCGAAGGGCGGCTCAATCTCTGGCAATCCTTACTGCAGCGTCGCTGGCAGTTTTCCTCCCTGATTTTTTCTGGTGTCCGTTTGGACAGCCGCTATCCGTGGCGCGCCAGCGAGCCGGCCGGTAATGATAATGATCGGCAAGCGCTGCGGCGGCTGGATGAGCTGGTGTTCGACCAACTCAGTCAATTTGAGCTGCAAGATAGCCAATTTCGTTTCATCACGCCCTCCGGTGAACCTTTACAGCTGACCGTCAACCGACTGGGTTGGCATAACGGCAAGCGTCGTCATCAGGCGCAAGGCAGTATTGCGCTGGCGGGCGGTGGGCAAAATTATGGCGCGCTGGATCTGCGTTTTGATCTTTATGATGGGGTGCATCGTTTAGAGCGCGGGCAGATTTATCTGCACGGTGAGCAGCTGGATCTGACGCCGTGGTTGACGCAGCGTGGCGCTCGTCTAAGCGGTTTGCAATCAGCGCAGCTGAGTGTCAGCGCGTGGCTGACGATAGCCGATAACCGCATGCAACAAGGCTTGTTGCAGCTGGAAAATGGCCGCAGTCTTTGGGGCCAGGGGAGCGATACTCATAGCCTGAGCTTTCGCCGTTTGCAGGTACAGTTACAGCGCACCGGTGACCTCCTGACGGCGCGAGTGCCGCAGCTGGCACTGCAAACCGATCAACAACCTTGGCCGCTCAGCGCATTGCAAGCGACCTATCAGCAAGATCAGCTGCAGATCCAAAGCTCTGCGTTAGATCTGGCCTTGATCTCTCCATTGTTACCTGCAGCAGTACCGGAGATCCCGGCGTTGCGGGTGTTGCAACAAATGCAGCCGCACGGGGAGCTCAGCGCTCTCAACCTCACGTTACCGCTGACCAAACTGGAAAACACCACGCTAAACGCTCGTTTTGCCCATGTGGGGATCCGCGGCGGTGAGCAGTGGCCCGCCCTGACCGATGTCACCGGTAATCTGCAAGGCTCGTTAGCGGCGGCGAACTTACAGGTGCGCGCTGGTCCACACAGTGTCTTGACCTATCCGCAGCAGTTTCCTGAACCGATTACACTGGCCGGCAGTGAAGTGGACTTACAGGCCACCTTTGGCGAACAAGGCTGGCAGCTGCGCAGTGAGCGGGTGGATTTACGCTCGCCGTATTTGCAGTTTAATGGTCGTTTTCGCTTAGATTGGCCGCGGGCGCAAGCGCCATGGCTGGGCATTTTGGGTGGTATTAATTTGAATCAGGCGGCGCAGGCGTGGCGTTATTATCCTCGTGGCCTGATGGGCAATGCGCTGACCGATTACCTAAAACCGACGCTGCAAGCCGGCCATGTGCAGGGCGCGACCTTGGTGTGGGCCGGCGATCCGCTGCAATTTCCTTATCAGGGCAATGATGGGGTGTTTCAGGTGGCGGTGCCGGTACGACAGGCCGTATTCCAGTTTGACCCTCACTGGTTGCCGCTGCGCGATTTGGATCTCGACTTGCTGTTTGAAGACGATCGCTTGTTGATGCACAGCACCCAAGCGCGTTTGGGCGCGGCGCGCGCAACCCGCATTGAGGCCAGCATTGATCCACTGCACGCCGACGCCAACTTGAAAATTGATGCCAGCGTACAAGGACGCGCGCCGGAGGTGCAATATTATCTGACTCACTCCCCACTGCGTGACTCGGTAGGCGCGGCGCTGCAAGAGATCCAACTGCAAGGGCCGGTGAAAGGGCAGTTGCAGCTGTCGATTCCGCTGTCTGGCGCACAGGCCGATGCCAAAGGCCGTGTGTGGTTAGACAATAACGCCCTGCGCTTGAAATCGTTGGATTTGGTATTGTCGGGGGTCAAAGGTGATTTTCGCTTTGATAACGGCAATCTACGCAGTCAGCCATTACAAGCCCGCTTGTGGCAGCAACCGGTCACGCTCGATTTTACCACCCGTCAGCAACAGCAAAATTACACCATTGATGTCGGCCTGAAAGGCAATTGGCAAGTCAGTCAACTGCCGCAGGCGTGGAACACTCCGCTGTGGCAACAACTCAGTGGCCGCCTGCCTTGGCAAGGCAAAGTCGCGGTGCAATTGCCGGCAAGCGGAGGGGCCCGTTATCAGGTGAATTTGGACGGCGGGCTCGGCGCCGTACGCAGCCGCTTACCGGCGCCGCTGGATAGTGCCGCTTGGCAGGGGCAACGTTGGCAGGCGACGGCCAAAGGCGATCTGAAACGCTTTACCGTACAGGCGAACTGGGGGGCGTTAGCGCGCTTCCAAGGCGCTTGGCAAGTGGGGGCGCAGGCTAGCTTGCAGCGTGCATGGTTGGATGTGGGGCCGGTCAATTCGAAGGCGCGTCCGGCTGGCGCTATGGTGCTGACCGCCAACTTACCGAGCCTGAATTTGGATGCGTGGCAAGACATGCTGGTGCCGGCAGTGAGTAATTTAAGTCGCAGTACCCCAACGCCTGCCGGCTGGTTAGGTTATCTGCCCGACTATCTGCAGCTGGATACCGGTACGCTGCAGCTCGGTGGTCAGCGCTGGGATAACCTAGCGCTCAATGGCCGCTTGCAAGGTGACAGTTATCAGCTCAAGGCGTTAGGTCAGCAAATTCGCGGTACTGCGACGCTGCATCGTCAGGCGCCGTGGCGCATTGATCTGGCCTACCTCAATTGGCGCTCACCTGACTCCAGTGCTGTCTCTAGCCCGGCTTTAGGTAGCGCGGCTAGCCGCCCGATACCGGCGACGAGTAACCGTTCCAGCTCATCGTCAGCGGCGCAAACTACCGATTTTCGCCGTTGGCCAGCGCTGCGCCTGCGGTGTAATGACTGCCAGATTGATGGTCAGGCGTTCAAACGGGTGCAGGCCGATTTGACGCCATCGGCACAGGCGTTGACCCTCAGCAATGGCTTGATTGATACCGGCCTTGGCACCTTAACCTTTGATGGTGCATGGCGTGGCGGACGTGGGCAAGCGGTGCTCACGACCGTCGGAGGCCGATTGCAAACTCCGAATCTGGCAGCATTGCTGACCCACTTTGGTGTGGCCACTTCACTGCGTGATACGCCAACCGATCTGACTTTTACTCTGCGCTGGCCGGGAGCGCCGTGGCAGCTGGATTTATCCCAGCTCGGTGGCTCGTTGTCGCTAAAAGCGCGTAAAGGGATGATCTCCGAAGTCGGAGGCCGAACCGGACAGGTTCTGCGGTTAGTGAGTACTGACTCATTGCTGCGTAAGCTGCGGCTGGACTTCAGTGACGCGTTTGAAGAAGGTTTCTTTTACGACAAGATAACCGGCACGGCATCGATTACCCGCGGTATACTGCGTACCGATAACCTGTTGATTGACGGCTTGCTGGCCGATATCGCCCTGCGCGGGGATATGAATTTATACCGCCGCACCATTAACATGGATGCCGTGATAGCGCCTGAACTGGGCGCCGGTTTGTCGGTGGCCACGGCCTTTATGGTCAATCCGGTGGCGGGACTCGCGGTATTTGCCGCCTCGCAAGCCTTGTCACCGCTGTGGAGCAAGCTTTCCCTGCTGCGCTATCATATTGAAGGTAGCATGGATAATCCGCAGGTTCAGGAAACGCAGCGTATAGAAAAAGGAGATTTCTGA
- a CDS encoding carbon-nitrogen hydrolase family protein codes for MDARRPNIALLQLCSGADVQLNLLQIEGQLRQLDASVQLVVLPENALLFADAVAYRGWAEREGEGRLQETLATLARRYSKWLLVGSMPLYHRTDDQRLTSSCLLFDASGQIRARYDKIHLFDVEVADSQGHYCESQTYCGGQQVVVVDSPVGRLGLSICYDLRFPGLYQQLRQQGAEILVVPAAFTTVTGEAHWEVLLRARAIENQCWVVAAAQVGGHSPKRHTWGHSMVVDPWGSVVTEQPDRIAPLQACVDVSALPILRNQMPVLQHNRFDAQFLK; via the coding sequence ATGGATGCTCGCAGACCGAATATCGCCCTTTTGCAGTTATGCAGCGGAGCTGATGTGCAGCTGAATTTGCTGCAAATTGAAGGGCAATTGCGCCAACTGGATGCCAGCGTGCAGCTGGTAGTATTACCGGAAAATGCGTTGTTATTTGCCGATGCGGTGGCCTACCGCGGCTGGGCCGAGCGCGAAGGTGAAGGTCGGTTACAAGAAACGCTGGCTACGTTGGCTCGCCGTTATAGCAAGTGGTTACTGGTTGGCTCGATGCCGCTGTATCACCGTACTGATGACCAGCGTTTGACCAGCAGCTGTCTGCTGTTTGATGCTAGCGGCCAGATCCGCGCGCGTTACGATAAAATCCACCTGTTTGATGTGGAAGTGGCTGACTCGCAAGGACATTATTGCGAGTCACAAACTTACTGCGGCGGACAGCAAGTGGTGGTGGTGGACTCACCGGTTGGCCGTCTGGGGTTATCCATCTGTTATGATTTACGTTTCCCCGGCTTGTATCAGCAGCTACGCCAGCAGGGCGCTGAAATTTTGGTGGTGCCTGCGGCCTTTACCACGGTAACCGGTGAAGCGCACTGGGAAGTATTGCTGCGCGCACGGGCAATCGAAAACCAATGCTGGGTGGTGGCCGCGGCGCAAGTGGGTGGGCACTCACCTAAGCGCCACACCTGGGGACACAGCATGGTGGTGGACCCCTGGGGCAGCGTAGTGACAGAGCAGCCCGATCGGATCGCCCCGTTACAAGCTTGCGTGGATGTATCTGCGCTTCCTATACTGCGCAATCAAATGCCGGTCTTACAGCATAACCGGTTTGATGCACAATTTTTGAAGTGA